The proteins below come from a single Mycobacterium parmense genomic window:
- a CDS encoding cytochrome P450, translating to MTGAQAVDLYYDPFDFDIDDNPYPVFKRMREEAPLYYNEKFGFYALSRYDDVARELPNWQTYRSGRGTTMDVIRSGLEVPPGVILFEDPPLHDLHRRLLSRVFTPRRMEAIEPLTRQFCERALEAVDPERFDFIADLGALIPMRTIGYLLGIPEQNQASIRDNTDHAIGLKEDEASYVVSDDAFEQAYQVFADYIDWRAEHPSDDLMTQLLNAEIEDGGGVRRLTRTEVLTYTSMIAGAGNETTTRLIGFTAQLLADHPDQRRELVADRSLLPGAIEEVLRYEAPSPVQARYVAHDTECRGQPIAEGSIMLLLNGSANRDESRFPDGERFDIHRGGGHLSFGQGLHFCMGSALARMQARVVFEEVIRRWPDWEVDYSHAAKAHTASVRGWGRLPVVLG from the coding sequence ATGACCGGCGCCCAGGCCGTCGACCTCTACTACGACCCCTTCGACTTCGACATCGACGACAACCCCTACCCGGTGTTCAAGAGGATGCGGGAGGAAGCCCCGCTCTATTACAACGAGAAGTTCGGCTTCTACGCGCTGAGCCGCTACGACGACGTCGCCCGGGAGCTGCCCAACTGGCAGACCTACCGATCGGGCCGCGGCACGACCATGGATGTCATCAGGAGCGGGCTCGAGGTGCCTCCGGGGGTGATCCTCTTCGAGGATCCGCCGCTGCACGACCTGCACCGCCGCCTGCTGTCACGGGTCTTCACACCGCGGCGGATGGAAGCGATCGAGCCGCTGACCCGGCAGTTCTGCGAGCGCGCGCTCGAGGCGGTCGACCCGGAGCGCTTCGACTTCATCGCGGACCTCGGCGCCTTGATCCCGATGCGGACCATCGGTTACCTGCTCGGCATTCCCGAGCAGAACCAGGCGTCGATCCGCGACAACACCGATCACGCGATCGGCCTCAAGGAGGACGAGGCTTCCTACGTTGTGTCCGACGACGCGTTCGAACAGGCCTACCAGGTGTTCGCCGACTACATCGACTGGCGGGCCGAACACCCCTCCGATGACCTGATGACGCAGCTGCTCAACGCCGAGATCGAGGACGGCGGCGGGGTCCGGCGGCTGACCCGCACCGAGGTGCTCACCTACACGAGCATGATCGCCGGGGCCGGCAACGAGACCACCACGCGGCTGATCGGGTTCACCGCGCAACTGCTGGCCGACCATCCCGACCAGCGCCGGGAGCTCGTCGCGGATCGCTCGCTGCTGCCGGGCGCCATCGAAGAGGTGCTGCGTTACGAGGCGCCCTCGCCCGTGCAGGCGCGCTACGTCGCCCACGACACCGAATGCCGGGGCCAGCCGATCGCCGAGGGCTCGATCATGCTGCTGCTCAATGGCTCGGCCAATCGCGACGAGAGCCGGTTCCCCGACGGCGAGCGCTTCGACATCCACCGCGGCGGCGGGCATCTCAGCTTCGGGCAGGGCCTGCACTTCTGCATGGGCTCCGCGCTCGCGCGCATGCAGGCGCGCGTGGTTTTCGAGGAGGTCATCAGGCGGTGGCCGGACTGGGAGGTCGACTATTCTCACGCCGCGAAGGCGCACACCGCCAGCGTGCGGGGGTGGGGCAGGCTGCCTGTGGTCCTGGGCTAA
- a CDS encoding LapA family protein, whose amino-acid sequence MSTHSSGRRALSRSAPPSPFTRLAAAWWALVVGSIILVVLLVFVAQNTDTVALHFLVFDWTLPVGVGYLLSAVAGATIAVLVGAARMIQVRRAAKRDVRHD is encoded by the coding sequence ATGAGCACTCACTCGTCCGGGCGGCGCGCCCTTTCGCGTTCCGCGCCCCCTTCCCCGTTCACCCGGCTCGCGGCCGCCTGGTGGGCACTCGTCGTCGGCTCGATCATCCTGGTCGTGCTGCTCGTCTTCGTCGCGCAGAACACCGACACCGTCGCCCTGCACTTTTTGGTCTTCGATTGGACCCTGCCGGTCGGGGTCGGATACCTGCTGTCCGCGGTTGCCGGCGCGACCATCGCCGTGCTGGTCGGCGCCGCGCGGATGATTCAGGTGAGGCGCGCGGCCAAGAGGGACGTCAGACACGACTGA
- a CDS encoding DUF2867 domain-containing protein has protein sequence MRCVVFGATGYLGTRLAPELLAAGHQVRVMARDPKKLDNVAWRDQVEIVQGDVIDASAVSAALEGQDVLYYLVHSLLRSDFVDFDDRAARIVADCAAGAGVSRIVYVGGIIPDGQKLSDHLASRAQVGELLMESGVPTVELRAAAIIGAGSASFEMLRYLTERLPLIVAPRWLRTRVQPIAVRDVLYYLVESARLPSGVNRPFDIGGPDRFSYTEMIRKYAAVAGLPRRPEVPIPLLTPGLSAPWVDLLTPLPRQLAVSLMESLENDVVCADHDIARYIPDPENGLTHYEEAVELALGHVRHSELRTKWSRADTDGSPSQPLPTDPQWSGGPLYDDVRRRHSHVDPATLWRAIETAVTQRNWSVVPWGWPLRGWVNGLLGAVGVRRRLDGHQPHDGEALDWWRVEHTDPPRLLRLRADIPLPGRLWLELSAGPDGNGGSEYRQRALFQPYGLAGQLFWTASAPYRDAVFGGIARDVTATAHRGRSDRAVAGKENA, from the coding sequence ATGCGCTGCGTGGTGTTCGGTGCCACGGGTTACCTCGGCACGCGCCTGGCCCCGGAATTGCTGGCGGCCGGTCACCAGGTCCGGGTGATGGCGCGCGATCCCAAGAAGCTCGACAACGTCGCGTGGCGCGACCAGGTGGAGATCGTGCAGGGCGACGTCATCGACGCAAGCGCCGTCTCCGCGGCGCTCGAGGGCCAGGATGTCCTGTACTACCTGGTGCATTCCCTGTTGCGTTCGGACTTCGTGGACTTCGACGACCGCGCCGCCCGCATCGTCGCGGACTGCGCCGCGGGGGCGGGGGTGTCCCGCATCGTCTACGTGGGCGGCATCATCCCCGACGGCCAGAAGTTGTCCGACCACCTCGCCTCGCGGGCGCAGGTGGGCGAGCTGCTCATGGAATCCGGGGTGCCGACGGTCGAGCTGCGCGCCGCCGCGATCATCGGGGCGGGGTCGGCCAGCTTCGAGATGCTGCGCTATCTCACCGAGCGCCTGCCGCTCATCGTGGCCCCGCGCTGGCTGCGGACCCGCGTGCAGCCGATCGCGGTCCGCGACGTGCTGTACTACCTGGTCGAGTCGGCGCGGCTACCCTCCGGGGTAAACCGGCCCTTCGACATCGGCGGCCCCGACCGTTTCAGCTATACCGAGATGATCCGCAAGTATGCGGCGGTGGCCGGCCTGCCACGCCGGCCCGAGGTGCCGATACCCCTACTCACGCCGGGACTTTCGGCACCCTGGGTCGATTTGCTGACTCCCCTGCCCCGCCAGCTCGCCGTGTCGTTGATGGAGTCCCTGGAGAACGACGTGGTGTGCGCCGACCACGACATCGCCCGCTACATCCCCGATCCCGAGAACGGGCTGACCCACTACGAGGAGGCCGTCGAACTCGCGCTCGGCCACGTCCGTCACAGCGAGCTGCGCACCAAGTGGTCGCGCGCCGACACCGATGGCTCCCCCTCCCAGCCGTTGCCCACCGACCCGCAATGGTCCGGCGGGCCACTTTACGACGACGTCCGCCGCCGGCACAGCCACGTCGATCCCGCGACGCTCTGGCGGGCCATCGAAACTGCTGTGACGCAACGGAACTGGTCGGTGGTGCCGTGGGGATGGCCGTTGCGCGGGTGGGTCAACGGGCTGCTGGGCGCCGTGGGAGTGCGCCGGCGGCTCGACGGCCACCAGCCGCACGACGGCGAGGCGCTGGACTGGTGGCGGGTGGAGCACACCGACCCGCCCCGGCTGCTGCGGCTGCGTGCCGATATCCCGCTGCCGGGCCGGCTCTGGCTGGAGCTGTCCGCGGGCCCCGACGGCAACGGCGGCTCGGAATACCGGCAGCGCGCGCTGTTCCAGCCTTATGGCCTTGCGGGGCAACTGTTTTGGACCGCGTCCGCGCCATATCGTGACGCCGTATTCGGCGGCATCGCGCGTGACGTCACCGCCACCGCGCACCGGGGGCGCAGCGACCGGGCGGTCGCGGGGAAGGAGAACGCATGA
- a CDS encoding hypervirulence associated TUDOR domain-containing protein, which produces MSDKEFHKGDRVTWRSHGGTAEGVVEAKLTSDTKAAGRTVRASEDDPQYKVRSEKSGGDAVHRPDALKRVD; this is translated from the coding sequence ATGAGCGACAAAGAATTCCACAAGGGCGACAGGGTCACGTGGCGCAGCCACGGCGGCACCGCCGAGGGCGTGGTCGAGGCCAAGCTCACCTCAGACACCAAGGCGGCCGGCCGGACCGTGCGCGCCTCCGAAGACGATCCGCAGTACAAGGTTCGCAGCGAGAAAAGCGGCGGGGACGCCGTGCACAGGCCGGATGCGCTGAAGCGCGTGGACTGA
- a CDS encoding MarR family winged helix-turn-helix transcriptional regulator: MTKRGAADRQPDRAELEKMMSADMRAVTAQSDRIGRHFARQNSVSGSDFHALLHIMVAETAGSPLTLAQLRQRMDVSSAAITYLVDRMIDAGHIRREPDPSDRRKSHLRYEKPGMELARSFFTPLGAELHTAMADLPDSDLLAAHRVLTAMIDAMATFEARLAAHKPSDAGPERTRARGRRALRSGAGDSA, translated from the coding sequence GTGACCAAGCGCGGCGCTGCCGATCGGCAGCCAGACCGAGCCGAACTGGAAAAGATGATGTCGGCCGACATGCGGGCCGTCACCGCGCAATCTGACCGAATCGGCCGGCACTTCGCGCGTCAAAACTCGGTCAGCGGCAGCGACTTCCACGCGCTGCTGCACATCATGGTCGCCGAGACGGCCGGATCGCCACTGACCCTGGCCCAATTGCGGCAGCGCATGGACGTCTCGTCGGCCGCCATCACCTATCTCGTGGACCGGATGATCGACGCGGGTCACATCCGGCGCGAGCCCGATCCGTCGGACCGCCGCAAGTCGCATCTGCGCTACGAGAAGCCCGGCATGGAGCTGGCCCGCTCCTTCTTCACCCCCCTGGGCGCCGAACTGCACACGGCCATGGCCGATCTGCCGGACAGCGACCTGCTCGCGGCGCACCGGGTGCTCACCGCCATGATCGACGCGATGGCCACATTCGAGGCTCGACTCGCCGCGCACAAACCGTCGGACGCCGGGCCGGAGCGCACCCGGGCCCGCGGGCGCCGCGCGCTCCGCTCAGGCGCCGGCGACTCTGCCTAG
- a CDS encoding glycosyltransferase — MAVILAYGSPALGHLLPVGALLCELVRRGHQVHLRTMSDGVEMMRAVGVHAEPVAPGIEAIAGRDWQARNALGVLKISIDTLCRRAAPEVDDLRRAVDAVRPDAVIVDANCWGAMSAAEAGDLPWLVFSPFTPYLRSRGVPPFGPGLRPLPGVVGELRDGSVRPLVRHLFDRPILPRVNAIRARLGVSPVASVDDLMRRAPLLLATGGEPFEYRHPGWGDLVHHIGACVFEPAPSAPPDWIAAIDRPLVLVNTSSLRQPDAALGRIALQALAGEQVHVVATFPAGIPPGLPRPANATVCRFVSHSALLERASCAITHGGMGTTLKALDRGVPVCAVPFARDQAEVARRVEVARCGTRLAAKRLTPARLRAKVQQAMSMADGARRVAAGFAATGGVARGADLIEQRVLGPAARRRVR, encoded by the coding sequence GTGGCGGTGATCCTGGCATACGGCTCGCCGGCGCTGGGGCATCTGCTGCCGGTCGGCGCGCTGCTTTGCGAGCTCGTGCGGCGCGGCCACCAGGTTCACCTGCGCACGATGTCCGACGGCGTGGAGATGATGCGCGCGGTCGGCGTGCACGCAGAGCCCGTCGCCCCGGGCATCGAGGCGATCGCGGGACGGGACTGGCAGGCGCGAAATGCGCTGGGAGTGCTGAAGATATCTATCGACACCCTATGCCGTCGGGCGGCGCCCGAGGTGGACGATCTGCGCCGGGCGGTGGACGCGGTGCGCCCCGACGCGGTCATCGTCGACGCGAACTGCTGGGGAGCGATGTCCGCGGCCGAGGCGGGGGATCTGCCGTGGTTGGTGTTCTCACCGTTCACCCCCTATCTGCGGTCGCGCGGGGTGCCGCCGTTCGGCCCTGGGCTGCGACCGCTGCCGGGCGTCGTCGGTGAGCTGCGGGACGGCTCGGTGCGGCCGCTGGTCAGGCATCTCTTCGACCGGCCGATACTGCCGCGCGTCAACGCGATTCGCGCCCGGCTCGGCGTGTCGCCGGTCGCCTCGGTGGACGACCTCATGCGGCGGGCCCCCCTGCTGTTGGCCACCGGCGGTGAGCCGTTCGAGTATCGGCATCCGGGTTGGGGTGACCTGGTGCATCACATCGGAGCATGCGTGTTCGAGCCCGCGCCGTCGGCACCGCCGGACTGGATCGCCGCCATCGACCGGCCGCTGGTCCTGGTGAACACGTCCTCGCTGAGGCAGCCCGACGCCGCCCTGGGCCGGATCGCGTTGCAGGCTCTCGCCGGTGAGCAGGTGCACGTGGTGGCCACCTTCCCGGCGGGGATTCCGCCCGGCCTGCCGCGGCCGGCCAACGCGACGGTGTGCCGGTTCGTCTCGCACTCGGCGCTACTCGAGCGGGCCAGCTGCGCGATCACGCACGGGGGGATGGGTACGACGCTCAAAGCGCTCGATCGCGGCGTGCCGGTCTGCGCGGTGCCTTTCGCCCGCGACCAGGCAGAGGTGGCCCGGCGGGTGGAGGTGGCCCGCTGCGGCACCCGCCTGGCGGCCAAGCGGCTCACCCCGGCGCGGCTGAGGGCGAAGGTGCAGCAGGCGATGTCGATGGCCGACGGCGCGCGCCGTGTGGCCGCCGGTTTCGCCGCCACCGGGGGAGTGGCCCGGGGGGCGGACCTGATCGAGCAGCGGGTGCTCGGCCCCGCGGCCCGGCGACGGGTTCGCTAG
- the fni gene encoding type 2 isopentenyl-diphosphate Delta-isomerase encodes MRAEPARITDRKRRHIDVCLSEPVGYDGVSTGLERYALPYNALTQTSLRDVDVSVEFFGARLRAPVLIGAMTGGAELSRTINRNLAVAAQQLGIGMMLGSQRIMLDSALGERAAASFTVRDLAPDVLLFGNIGLSQLARSTVADLAKALDRVGADALAVHTNPLQEAIQDDGDTDFSGSLDRLREAAGAVGFPVLLKEVGHGIGAAAITELLGADGDLPVTGIDVAGAGGTSWSRVEQFVRYGELRYPHLADWGIPTAQAIVEVRAALPDVPLVASGGIRTGMDAAKAIALGADVVAVARPLLPAAIESAAAVVDWLQPFIDELRVCLHGCGAASLSGLRGVDMTPAR; translated from the coding sequence ATGAGGGCTGAACCGGCCAGGATCACCGATCGCAAGCGGCGCCACATCGACGTATGCCTCAGCGAGCCGGTCGGCTACGACGGGGTGAGCACGGGGCTGGAGCGTTATGCGTTGCCCTACAACGCCTTGACGCAGACCAGCCTGCGCGACGTCGACGTGTCCGTGGAGTTCTTCGGCGCGCGGCTGCGGGCGCCGGTGCTGATCGGCGCGATGACGGGCGGCGCGGAGTTGTCGCGGACGATCAACCGGAACCTGGCCGTCGCCGCGCAGCAGCTGGGCATCGGCATGATGCTCGGATCGCAGCGGATCATGCTCGACAGCGCGCTGGGCGAGCGCGCTGCTGCCAGCTTCACCGTCCGGGACCTGGCCCCGGATGTGCTGCTGTTCGGCAACATCGGGCTCTCGCAGCTGGCCCGGTCGACGGTCGCAGACCTCGCCAAGGCGCTTGACCGGGTGGGCGCCGATGCCCTTGCGGTGCACACCAATCCGTTGCAGGAGGCGATCCAGGACGACGGCGACACCGATTTCTCCGGCTCGCTCGACCGGCTGCGTGAGGCGGCGGGGGCGGTGGGCTTCCCGGTGCTGCTCAAGGAGGTCGGCCACGGCATCGGCGCCGCGGCGATCACCGAACTGCTCGGCGCTGACGGCGATCTGCCGGTGACGGGCATCGACGTGGCGGGTGCGGGCGGCACCTCGTGGTCGCGAGTCGAGCAGTTCGTCCGCTACGGCGAACTGCGCTATCCGCACCTGGCGGACTGGGGTATCCCCACCGCCCAGGCGATCGTGGAGGTGCGCGCGGCATTGCCCGACGTGCCGCTGGTTGCGTCCGGTGGCATTCGGACGGGGATGGACGCCGCGAAGGCGATCGCGCTCGGCGCCGACGTCGTGGCGGTGGCCCGGCCGCTGCTGCCCGCAGCGATCGAATCGGCTGCGGCGGTGGTGGACTGGCTGCAGCCGTTCATCGACGAACTGCGGGTCTGCCTGCACGGCTGCGGCGCGGCCAGCCTGTCCGGCTTGCGCGGCGTCGACATGACCCCCGCCCGGTAG
- a CDS encoding MMPL family transporter: MWDIVAAAVTGRRSWLIGLTAAALGIAFAVLIGGNAAAGQAPRSVPTRSDSARVDALAGQFPGAHRAPLLLAVDRADGAALEPADVAAARSARDQMEATAQVGGPDQPVVVSHDGKVAIAVVPVSTDLSGLELTHAVAALRTAAHEGLPSNLRAHVTGGPAFGADIANAFTGANVTLLAVTASVVALLLIATYRSPVLWLVPLLVVGFADRVAAAVGTAVASQTSLSFDGATSGITSVLVFGAGTNYALLLISRYRQELRGYPEHRTALRRAVRMAGPAILASNATVVLALLTLLFAATPSTRSLGALAACGLVVAALSVLVVLGPLLAVCGRRLFWPFIPRPGDDASAESGGWHRVAQWVGRHPGPVAAAAVAALAVLATGLLGTRIGLSQTEQFRVRADSVSGYDIVAAHFPAGTTSPVLVVASTAQAPQVQSAIAASAGVVSVTEAGRSAAGLTKWSVVIDAPPASDPAFTDVAALRDSTRAVDPTALVGGADAQALDVRDAATHDRRVLIPAILAVILAVLFALLRSLPAPPTLLAATILGALAALGVGGWSCLHVFGFSALDNSTPLFAFLFLAALGVDYTIFLVTRAREEAAQRGARDGMVRAVSATGGVITSAGIVLAAVFCVLGVLPLIVLTQLGIIVGLGILLDTFVVRTLVIPALFALIGDRIWWPADPSRANPVEQQDNSIPEERSIP, encoded by the coding sequence GTGTGGGATATTGTGGCGGCCGCGGTGACCGGACGCCGATCCTGGCTGATCGGGTTGACCGCCGCGGCGCTGGGCATCGCGTTCGCGGTGCTCATCGGCGGTAACGCCGCGGCCGGTCAGGCGCCGAGGTCGGTGCCCACGCGCTCGGACTCCGCGCGCGTCGACGCGCTGGCCGGCCAATTTCCCGGCGCGCACCGCGCACCCCTGCTGCTCGCGGTCGACCGCGCGGACGGCGCGGCGCTGGAGCCCGCCGACGTCGCGGCGGCGCGGTCGGCCCGCGACCAGATGGAGGCGACCGCGCAGGTCGGCGGGCCCGATCAGCCGGTGGTGGTCTCGCACGACGGCAAAGTCGCCATCGCTGTGGTCCCCGTCAGCACCGACCTGTCGGGGCTCGAGCTCACCCACGCGGTGGCCGCGCTGCGCACCGCCGCCCACGAGGGCCTGCCGTCCAACCTGCGGGCCCACGTCACCGGCGGCCCCGCTTTCGGCGCCGACATCGCCAACGCGTTCACCGGCGCCAACGTCACGCTGCTGGCCGTGACCGCGTCGGTGGTGGCGCTGCTGCTGATCGCGACCTACCGGTCGCCGGTGCTGTGGCTGGTGCCGTTGCTGGTGGTCGGGTTCGCCGACCGGGTGGCAGCGGCCGTGGGGACCGCGGTGGCGTCGCAGACCAGCCTGAGCTTCGACGGCGCCACCTCCGGCATCACCAGCGTGCTGGTCTTCGGTGCCGGCACCAACTACGCGCTGCTGCTGATCTCCCGCTACCGGCAGGAACTGCGCGGGTATCCCGAACACAGAACGGCCCTGCGGCGCGCCGTGCGGATGGCCGGACCCGCGATCCTGGCCAGCAACGCCACCGTGGTCCTGGCCCTGCTGACGCTCCTGTTCGCCGCCACCCCGAGCACGCGCAGCCTAGGTGCCCTGGCGGCGTGCGGGCTGGTCGTCGCCGCGCTGTCGGTCCTGGTGGTGCTGGGGCCCCTGCTGGCGGTGTGCGGGCGGCGGTTGTTCTGGCCGTTCATCCCCCGCCCTGGCGACGACGCGTCCGCGGAGTCCGGTGGCTGGCACCGCGTCGCGCAGTGGGTGGGCCGGCACCCCGGTCCGGTCGCGGCGGCCGCGGTTGCGGCGCTGGCGGTCCTGGCCACCGGGCTGCTGGGCACCCGGATCGGCCTGTCGCAGACCGAGCAGTTCCGGGTTCGCGCGGATTCGGTGTCCGGGTACGACATCGTCGCCGCGCACTTTCCCGCCGGGACGACCAGCCCGGTGCTGGTCGTGGCATCCACCGCGCAAGCGCCGCAGGTGCAATCGGCGATAGCGGCGAGCGCCGGCGTCGTCTCGGTCACCGAAGCCGGCCGGTCGGCGGCGGGTCTGACGAAGTGGTCGGTGGTGATCGACGCCCCCCCGGCCTCCGACCCGGCATTCACCGACGTTGCGGCGCTTCGCGATTCGACCCGGGCCGTCGATCCCACCGCGCTGGTGGGCGGCGCCGACGCGCAGGCCCTCGACGTCCGCGACGCCGCGACGCACGACCGGCGGGTCCTGATCCCGGCGATCCTGGCCGTCATCCTGGCGGTCCTCTTCGCGCTGTTACGGTCGCTGCCCGCGCCGCCGACCCTGTTGGCCGCAACGATTCTCGGCGCGCTGGCCGCACTGGGCGTCGGCGGCTGGTCCTGCCTGCACGTCTTCGGGTTCTCCGCGCTGGACAACAGCACGCCGCTGTTCGCGTTCCTGTTCTTGGCCGCCCTGGGCGTCGACTACACCATCTTCCTGGTCACCCGCGCCCGCGAGGAGGCCGCCCAGCGCGGCGCGCGCGACGGCATGGTCCGCGCCGTGTCGGCCACCGGTGGCGTCATCACCAGCGCGGGAATCGTTCTGGCAGCGGTGTTCTGCGTGCTGGGGGTGTTGCCGCTCATCGTGCTGACCCAACTCGGGATCATCGTGGGACTGGGCATCCTGCTCGACACCTTCGTCGTACGCACGCTGGTGATTCCGGCGCTGTTCGCCCTCATCGGCGACCGCATCTGGTGGCCCGCCGATCCGTCCCGTGCCAATCCTGTTGAACAGCAAGACAATTCAATTCCAGAAGAACGGAGCATACCGTGA
- a CDS encoding TspO/MBR family protein, with product MNRSILAVTAAAVAAAAGTGSIASPKRVPMWYSRLEKPAYQPPSVAFPLVWTALYADIATASAVAIERLRAAGRHDEARRYAAALGLNLAMNAGWSWLFFRYHKLGASALGAAALTASSADLARRAARADRRAGLALAPYPAWCAFATVLATHVWRLND from the coding sequence GTGAACAGGTCGATCCTAGCCGTCACCGCGGCCGCTGTCGCCGCCGCGGCCGGCACCGGAAGCATCGCGAGCCCCAAGCGGGTGCCGATGTGGTACTCGCGGCTTGAAAAGCCGGCCTACCAGCCGCCCAGCGTCGCGTTCCCCCTCGTGTGGACCGCCCTCTACGCCGACATCGCCACCGCCTCCGCCGTGGCCATCGAGCGGTTGCGCGCCGCGGGACGGCACGACGAGGCCCGCCGCTATGCCGCCGCACTCGGCCTGAACCTGGCGATGAACGCCGGATGGAGCTGGCTGTTCTTCCGTTACCACAAACTGGGCGCCTCCGCGCTCGGCGCCGCCGCGCTGACGGCGAGCAGCGCGGATCTGGCCCGGCGGGCCGCGCGGGCCGACCGCCGCGCCGGCCTGGCGCTGGCGCCCTATCCGGCGTGGTGCGCCTTCGCGACCGTTTTGGCCACGCATGTTTGGCGCCTCAACGATTAA
- a CDS encoding cryptochrome/photolyase family protein, with the protein MPTLLWFRRDLRLADHPALAAAAADGDTLACFVLDPRLEASAGNRRMQFLGDALRGLRDDLDGRLLVTRGRPDEQIPRIAKEIGASAVHITQDFAPFGKRRDDAVRAALGSVPLVATGSPYLVSPGRITKKDGTPYKVFTPFLSAWRQTGWRKPARSGPGSARWLDPAQAGVRQINIPDPGAGLDLEAGERAAHRAWRAFVDDGLRRYADDRNRPDLAGTSRMSAHLKFGTIHPRTLVADLDLRSSGALAYLRELAFRDFYADVLHHWPASVWRNWNSDFDSIATDTGAEARRRFESWKSGRTGFPLVDAGMRQLHDTGFLHNRVRMVVASFLVKDLHLPWQWGAEWFLDQLVDGDMANNQHGWQWCAGSGTDAAPYFRVFNPITQGAKFDPQGDYIRRWVPELREADDAHLRKGDRPKGYPQAIVDHGAERTEALRRYQGISG; encoded by the coding sequence ATGCCGACGCTGTTGTGGTTCCGTCGCGACCTGCGGTTAGCCGATCACCCGGCGCTGGCGGCCGCGGCCGCCGACGGCGACACGCTGGCCTGCTTCGTGCTCGACCCGCGGCTGGAAGCCAGCGCGGGCAACCGGCGCATGCAGTTCCTGGGTGACGCGCTGCGCGGGCTGCGCGACGACCTCGACGGCCGGCTGCTGGTGACCCGCGGCCGGCCGGACGAGCAGATCCCCCGCATCGCCAAGGAGATCGGCGCCTCCGCGGTGCACATCACGCAGGACTTTGCGCCGTTCGGGAAGCGCCGCGACGACGCGGTGCGCGCGGCGCTGGGGTCGGTGCCGCTGGTGGCCACGGGCTCGCCGTATCTCGTCTCACCCGGTCGCATCACCAAGAAGGACGGCACGCCCTACAAGGTGTTCACACCCTTCCTGTCCGCCTGGCGCCAGACCGGGTGGCGCAAGCCCGCGCGGTCGGGTCCCGGCTCCGCGCGCTGGCTGGACCCCGCGCAGGCCGGTGTCCGGCAGATCAACATCCCGGACCCCGGTGCCGGCCTCGACCTCGAAGCCGGCGAACGGGCGGCGCACCGGGCGTGGAGGGCGTTCGTCGACGACGGGCTGCGGCGCTACGCCGACGACCGCAACCGGCCCGACCTCGCGGGCACCAGCCGGATGTCGGCGCATCTGAAGTTCGGCACGATCCACCCGCGCACCCTGGTCGCCGACCTCGACCTGCGCAGCAGCGGGGCGCTGGCGTACCTGCGCGAGTTGGCCTTCCGCGACTTCTACGCCGACGTGCTGCATCACTGGCCGGCCAGCGTGTGGCGCAACTGGAACAGCGACTTCGATTCCATTGCGACCGACACCGGCGCCGAGGCGAGACGCCGCTTCGAGTCGTGGAAATCCGGCCGGACCGGCTTCCCGCTGGTCGACGCCGGGATGCGCCAACTGCACGACACCGGCTTCCTGCACAACCGGGTGCGGATGGTAGTCGCCTCGTTTCTGGTCAAGGACCTGCACCTGCCGTGGCAGTGGGGCGCCGAATGGTTCCTCGATCAGCTCGTCGACGGCGACATGGCCAACAACCAACACGGCTGGCAGTGGTGCGCCGGGTCGGGCACCGACGCGGCGCCGTACTTCCGGGTGTTCAATCCGATCACGCAGGGCGCCAAGTTCGATCCGCAGGGGGATTACATCCGGCGCTGGGTTCCCGAGCTGCGGGAGGCCGACGATGCGCATCTGCGCAAAGGCGACCGGCCGAAGGGTTACCCGCAAGCCATCGTCGACCACGGCGCCGAGCGGACCGAGGCGCTGCGCCGCTACCAGGGCATCTCCGGCTAA